A single region of the Rhodothermia bacterium genome encodes:
- the trmD gene encoding tRNA (guanosine(37)-N1)-methyltransferase TrmD, translating into MWIDVVTAFPGLVEGPLEYSIVRQAIKKGLATIKAHNLRDYAMDKHRVVDGYPFGGGGGMVLKPEPLFNCIESLKEKSEQEGRGPYNEVIYLTPDGELLNQRICNALSLHKNIMMVTGHYKGIDQRVRDAHITREISIGDYVISGGEQAATILIDAIVRLIPGVLSNATSALSDSFQDGLLDMPVYTRPAEYRGMRVPEVLLEGNHAKIDAWRDEERLRRTRERRPDLLKGLE; encoded by the coding sequence ATGTGGATAGATGTCGTAACTGCTTTCCCCGGACTTGTTGAGGGGCCGCTTGAATACAGCATCGTGCGCCAAGCCATTAAAAAAGGGTTGGCCACCATCAAGGCTCATAACTTGCGAGACTATGCAATGGATAAACATCGTGTCGTGGATGGCTATCCATTTGGTGGTGGGGGAGGGATGGTACTTAAGCCAGAACCACTGTTTAATTGCATCGAATCGTTAAAGGAAAAGTCAGAACAAGAAGGGCGTGGCCCATATAACGAGGTGATTTACCTAACTCCCGACGGTGAATTACTAAACCAACGAATTTGTAATGCACTCTCGCTCCATAAAAACATTATGATGGTGACAGGGCATTACAAAGGAATTGATCAACGAGTCCGAGATGCCCACATCACCCGCGAAATCTCCATCGGAGATTATGTCATTAGTGGTGGTGAGCAAGCTGCTACGATTCTTATTGACGCAATTGTTCGTCTGATACCCGGTGTGTTGTCTAATGCGACCTCTGCACTCTCAGACTCGTTTCAGGATGGTTTATTAGATATGCCTGTCTATACCAGACCAGCCGAGTACAGAGGGATGCGGGTTCCGGAAGTCTTATTAGAAGGCAATCATGCTAAAATTGACGCATGGCGGGACGAAGAGCGCCTCCGCCGGACGCGAGAAAGACGCCCCGATCTTTTAAAAGGGCTTGAATAG
- the rplS gene encoding 50S ribosomal protein L19: protein MKDAKLQVVEATVLRDDIPDFKAGDTVNVHVRVIEGDKERIQQYKGVVISRSGEGATKTFTVRKISNGIGVERIFPLYSPKIAKIEVVSRGRIRRAKLYYLRNLRGKAARIREIRK from the coding sequence ATGAAAGACGCTAAACTCCAAGTCGTTGAAGCCACAGTGCTCCGAGACGATATCCCTGATTTTAAAGCAGGTGATACGGTTAATGTGCATGTGCGTGTAATCGAAGGCGATAAAGAGCGGATTCAGCAATACAAGGGGGTGGTCATTAGCCGGAGTGGCGAAGGGGCTACCAAAACCTTTACCGTGCGCAAAATCTCGAATGGGATTGGCGTGGAACGGATTTTTCCGCTGTATTCCCCGAAAATCGCAAAAATTGAAGTCGTGAGCCGTGGCCGTATTCGTCGCGCCAAGCTATACTACTTGCGCAACCTACGTGGAAAAGCGGCCCGTATTCGCGAAATTCGTAAATAA